The genomic segment CATCATGATTATAATCCTCCTTTAAATAATACGATTATAGATGTATTATATCATAGTAAAAAAGTTGAAATGTTTTGAGATAAATAATAGAATAAAGTAGATATATTAATTTAGATTTTGAAGGAGAAACGCTTTAGTTATTAAAAATGTTGATAAATGTGGTTGAAAGTGTTCAAATATACTCAAAGGAGTTGATGGACAAATGAAACATATTACAAATTATAAACCTAAAGATTTTGCAGAGATACTTAACGTGTCATTTAAGGTGCTTAGGTAAGGAGGATGAAGAGATTGCAAAGGGCATACAAAGTGGAACTAAAACCAACAAGAAAGCAGATTCAGAAGATTAATCAATCACTGGGAATTTGTAGATGGTTATATAATGCTTACCTTGCTAAAAATCAATCACTTTATCAGAACTTTAAAGATGGAAAATTAGATAAAAAAAGTGCCTTTATATCAGCTAATAACTTTGATAAATATGTCAACAATGAAATCAAAGTTCTAGACGAGTACAAGTGGATTAATGATTGCGGAAGCAAGGCTAGAAAGAAAGCTATATGTAACGCTGAGCTATCATATAAAAAATTCTTTAAAGGCGAAGCACAATTCCCTAGATTTAAGAAAAAGGGAAAGTCTAAAGTCAGTTTGTATTTTCCAAAGAATAACAAAACTGACTGGAAAATAGAGCGTCATAGAGTCAATATACCTACCTTAAAATGGGTGAGAATTAAAGAGTTTGGATATATTCCAACCAATGCAAAGGTTATTAATGGAACTGTTACAGAGCGAGCAGGGAGATACTATGTATCAATCGTTTGCGAAGTAGAAAAAACTGAGAACCACAAACCTAAAACTGAACCAATTGGAATAGATTTAGGAATAAAAGATTTTGCTATTTTTAGTAATGAAGTTGTAAAAAAGAATATAAACAAAACTTCAAGAGTAAAAAAACTAGAAAAAAAGTTAAAACGTGAACAAGTAAGACTTTCAAGGAAATATGAATGTCTTAAAAAAACAAAAAAACTAGAAAAAGGAGGAGCTACTAGGCAAAATATCCATAAACAAACAGTCAAAGTACAAAGACTTCATCAAAGATTAAGTAATATTCGTACCGATTACATCAACAAATGTGTACATGAGATAGTGAAATCCAAACCATCTCATGTATCGATTGAAGATTTGAATGTAAAAGGTATGATGAAAAATCGCCACTTGTCAAAAGCTGTTTCTAATCAAAAGTTTTATGAATTTAGAGTAAAACTTACTAGCAAATGCAAACAAGAAGGCATTGAACTGCGGATTGTAGATAGGTGGTATCCATCATCAAAACTATGTTCATGTTGCGGGCACATAAAGAAAGACTTAAAACTTTCTGATAGAGTTTATATCTGCAATGAATGCGGTTTAGTTATTGATAGGGATCTACAAGCAAGTATTAATCTTAGAGATGCAAAAACTTACAAAATAGCATGATAAAGCTGTTGTAAGTGTGTACGGATGGCTAGTTCGGAATTTACGCCCTCGGAGTGTTATGTCAAATGAAAGTAGTGTACTCTTGCAGTCACAAAATCAGACACGCTGAACAGGGAATAATCTCGATATGGGTAGGTTTGTCCATATTTTGAGTAGCAGGAGAAGGTATGAAGCAGTTTAGAAAGATTGTTACGATGATCATGGTTTTGGCTATGACATTCGCACTAGTTGGAACAGTTAGTGCAGAAGAGGGTCTAAAAGAAGTCAAGGGAGCAGTAGTAGAAGTACAGAAGTACGGAAATGTTATAATGGACGTAAAAGCAGCAGCATTTTACGATGCTGGTTATGAATTGGGGGATATGCTTAAGGTAAATGTTGGGGAAGAAGAGCTAGAAATGCCATTTTGTACATCGTATAGCGATGTAGATACTGGAAGTCTTCTGGTTAGAGACAACAAAGAAAAAGATGTAGTTATAGTTGCGATAAATATGGGTAATTTTGCAAAAACTTATAATGCAGAAGTTGGAACTGAGCTTACATTTTCACTTTCAGAAAAAGAAGGATATTTAGCACAGTACTTACTTCATCAATTGAAGCGTACAAATGAGCGTTCGGATTATGCAACAGATGCGGTATTTGCAAATTTTAGAAATATAGAAACATCTGGAATGGCTAAAGGAGTACTTTACAGAAGTAGTAGCCCTATAAACAATGAACTTGGAAGGGCAGCTTATTCAAATGCTTTAGTTAAAGATGCTGGAGTAAAAACCGTGATGAACTTAGCTGATTCTAAAGAAGAGATAGCTGGATATATTGCCAAAGATGATTTTAATTCAGAGTACTATAAATCACTTTATGATGCAGGTCAAGTTAAGTGCTTGAATATGACAGTTGATATTGCTGGAGAAGATTTTGGAAAGAAATTGGCTGAAGGATTTAAATTTCTTAGCAAAAATGAGGGACCATATCTAGTACATTGTACAGAAGGAAAAGACCGCGCTGGTTTTGCAAGTGCAGTACTTGAGTGCTTGATGGGAGCTAGCTTAGATGAAGTAGTTGATGATTACATGGTAACATACAAAAATTACTATAAAGTTGAAGAGGGAAGCGAGCAGTACAATGCTATAATTGATAGCAATATAATGACATCGCTTACTACTGTAGTTTGCGGATTGGAAAAGGGAACAGATATATCAAAGGTAGATCTTTCTGAAGCAGCTACAAAATACCTTACAAATTTAGGTATGACAGTAGAAGAAATATCATCACTTAAAACAAATCTTTCTACAGAAATCGTTAAAGAAGAAGCTAAAGTAGAAGAGAAAAAAGAAGTAAAGGCAGAGGAAATAAAAGAGGTTGCTAAAGAAGAAGTAAAAGAAGCGACTAAAGAAGATGTTAAAGAAACTGAGAAAGAAGTAGCCAAAAAAGAAGAAGTAAAAAAAGAAGAAGTAAAAAAAGAAGTAGCTGTAGACGTTAAAAAAGAAGAAACAGCTGAAAAAACAATTACTGAAACTAACGTATACGTAGTTGTAAAGGGTGATTGTTTGTGGAATGTAGCTATGAGAGAACTTGGAGATGGAAATAGATTTGGAGAAATCTATGAGTTAAATAAAGAGACAATCAAAAACCCAAGAGTTGTATTGGTAGGACAAGAGCTTAAAATACCTATGAACAAATAAATATTAGTCATGAATA from the Tissierellales bacterium genome contains:
- a CDS encoding transposase, coding for MKRLQRAYKVELKPTRKQIQKINQSLGICRWLYNAYLAKNQSLYQNFKDGKLDKKSAFISANNFDKYVNNEIKVLDEYKWINDCGSKARKKAICNAELSYKKFFKGEAQFPRFKKKGKSKVSLYFPKNNKTDWKIERHRVNIPTLKWVRIKEFGYIPTNAKVINGTVTERAGRYYVSIVCEVEKTENHKPKTEPIGIDLGIKDFAIFSNEVVKKNINKTSRVKKLEKKLKREQVRLSRKYECLKKTKKLEKGGATRQNIHKQTVKVQRLHQRLSNIRTDYINKCVHEIVKSKPSHVSIEDLNVKGMMKNRHLSKAVSNQKFYEFRVKLTSKCKQEGIELRIVDRWYPSSKLCSCCGHIKKDLKLSDRVYICNECGLVIDRDLQASINLRDAKTYKIA
- a CDS encoding SAM-dependent chlorinase/fluorinase — translated: MKQFRKIVTMIMVLAMTFALVGTVSAEEGLKEVKGAVVEVQKYGNVIMDVKAAAFYDAGYELGDMLKVNVGEEELEMPFCTSYSDVDTGSLLVRDNKEKDVVIVAINMGNFAKTYNAEVGTELTFSLSEKEGYLAQYLLHQLKRTNERSDYATDAVFANFRNIETSGMAKGVLYRSSSPINNELGRAAYSNALVKDAGVKTVMNLADSKEEIAGYIAKDDFNSEYYKSLYDAGQVKCLNMTVDIAGEDFGKKLAEGFKFLSKNEGPYLVHCTEGKDRAGFASAVLECLMGASLDEVVDDYMVTYKNYYKVEEGSEQYNAIIDSNIMTSLTTVVCGLEKGTDISKVDLSEAATKYLTNLGMTVEEISSLKTNLSTEIVKEEAKVEEKKEVKAEEIKEVAKEEVKEATKEDVKETEKEVAKKEEVKKEEVKKEVAVDVKKEETAEKTITETNVYVVVKGDCLWNVAMRELGDGNRFGEIYELNKETIKNPRVVLVGQELKIPMNK